The following proteins are encoded in a genomic region of Deltaproteobacteria bacterium:
- a CDS encoding 3-keto-5-aminohexanoate cleavage protein encodes MSDKAVITCALTGVLTSPAMHNIPVTPEEMADAAEQAWNEGAVIVHCHFRDQREGMGHLPTWDVGVVSSIIAAIKDRTPDMIINMSTGIGGPDISGPAACLEALEPELAACNAGTLNYLKLKSDGTWAWPPHIFDNPVDKVQQFLDVMKAHNVIPEFECFDTGIVRSVALYKKAGMFDGDPHISLVMGVASGQAAKASWLPLLIEEMLPGTHWQVIAVGRSEVWDLHRGALELGGDVRTGVEDTFYLPNGDKGRNNGDLVKALSSLAREVGREPATAAEARQILGIKD; translated from the coding sequence ACAAAGCCGTAATCACCTGTGCTCTGACAGGAGTTCTGACCAGCCCGGCCATGCACAATATTCCTGTAACACCCGAGGAGATGGCTGACGCCGCTGAGCAGGCCTGGAATGAAGGCGCGGTCATCGTGCACTGTCATTTCCGGGATCAGCGGGAGGGAATGGGGCATCTGCCCACCTGGGATGTGGGTGTCGTCAGTTCGATTATCGCCGCGATTAAGGACCGGACACCGGATATGATTATCAATATGAGCACCGGCATAGGAGGGCCTGATATATCCGGCCCGGCCGCCTGTCTAGAGGCGCTCGAGCCTGAACTCGCGGCCTGCAACGCCGGAACGCTTAACTACCTTAAGCTCAAAAGCGACGGGACCTGGGCCTGGCCGCCCCATATTTTTGACAACCCGGTGGACAAGGTGCAGCAGTTTCTGGATGTCATGAAGGCTCACAATGTTATTCCTGAGTTCGAATGTTTTGATACCGGTATTGTCAGAAGCGTGGCGCTGTATAAAAAGGCCGGTATGTTTGACGGCGACCCGCATATATCCCTGGTCATGGGCGTGGCGTCCGGCCAGGCGGCCAAGGCTTCCTGGCTGCCTCTGTTGATAGAAGAAATGCTGCCTGGCACCCACTGGCAGGTGATTGCCGTGGGCCGGTCTGAAGTCTGGGACCTGCATCGTGGAGCTTTGGAGCTGGGAGGCGACGTGCGCACCGGTGTGGAAGACACCTTTTACCTGCCCAACGGCGACAAAGGCAGAAATAACGGCGATCTAGTGAAAGCCTTATCCTCTCTTGCCCGTGAAGTTGGGCGTGAACCGGCTACTGCGGCCGAAGCACGGCAAATACTGGGAATAAAGGACTAA
- a CDS encoding TIGR03084 family protein codes for MQKILQDLKDEQDALDMIVADLGRDGWETKTHADWTVKEQIVHIAFFDGTAKLSATDPDAFEEHAKAMLSGKVEARAQLDVLNKMEYAELLKWWRDERTALLQAMSRMAPKDRLPWYGPSMSAVSFATARLMETWAHGQDVVDVVNGTRLATDRLYHIAHLGNITFGWSFANPQMEVPKVPVRVELNSPSGESWTWGPEDAEDIIRGSAEGFCLVVTQRRHYQDTDLVVIGETAEKWMSVAQCFAGPPTLGPPPGKFPKMSA; via the coding sequence ATGCAGAAAATACTTCAAGACCTGAAAGACGAACAGGACGCCCTGGATATGATAGTCGCGGACTTGGGCAGGGACGGCTGGGAAACAAAGACCCATGCCGATTGGACCGTGAAAGAACAGATTGTCCATATCGCCTTCTTCGACGGTACGGCAAAACTCTCGGCCACCGATCCGGATGCTTTTGAGGAACACGCCAAGGCAATGCTCAGCGGGAAGGTTGAAGCCAGGGCCCAACTGGACGTTTTAAATAAAATGGAATACGCCGAACTGCTGAAGTGGTGGCGCGACGAGAGAACCGCGCTCCTTCAGGCCATGTCCCGGATGGCCCCGAAGGACCGGCTGCCATGGTACGGCCCGTCCATGAGCGCCGTATCGTTCGCCACCGCGCGCCTCATGGAAACATGGGCTCACGGCCAGGACGTTGTGGATGTGGTTAACGGGACCCGTCTCGCCACCGATCGTCTTTATCATATTGCCCATCTTGGAAATATTACCTTTGGGTGGAGCTTCGCCAATCCTCAGATGGAAGTCCCCAAGGTCCCGGTCCGGGTTGAACTGAATAGCCCATCCGGAGAGTCGTGGACCTGGGGACCGGAAGACGCGGAGGATATTATCCGGGGCAGCGCTGAAGGGTTCTGTCTGGTGGTGACCCAGCGGCGGCACTACCAGGATACGGATCTGGTTGTCATTGGGGAAACAGCTGAAAAGTGGATGTCCGTGGCGCAGTGCTTTGCCGGTCCGCCGACTCTAGGCCCGCCTCCAGGCAAGTTCCCCAAAATGAGCGCCTAG
- a CDS encoding acyl-CoA dehydrogenase family protein → MNFDLNSDQKAILETARRFSQQEILPRIKEEEFKRDLVEKMGELGFFGCAFPLRYGGTDMGFLAHAVVCEEISRADSGLRALFNLQAMTVPYTIMEWGSAVVREKYVNDLVLGRKIGCTCFSEPNVGSDIASIETRIKDEGDRFLLNGNKTWISNGNLAETAVVYATFDQKLKHKGLCALVVETDQPGWQTRETPKLGDKSSPIAEIFLDNVKVPKENLLGEWGAGFKVAMTALDRGRISVSSGAVGLSQACLEASVEYANTRIQFGRPISEYQLVKGTIAEMVSLIEAARFLVRRGAWLNDQDRPFTREIAIAKYFAGEVAAKVSGMAMEVHGGMGYSLELPVEKYYRDAKLYQVGEGTANIMRLLIGDDALGIKNANRPRIHVPSDFRELE, encoded by the coding sequence ATGAATTTTGACTTGAACAGTGACCAAAAAGCCATTCTGGAAACAGCTCGCAGGTTCTCGCAGCAAGAGATTTTACCGCGCATAAAAGAAGAGGAATTCAAGCGAGATTTAGTTGAGAAAATGGGAGAGCTTGGTTTTTTTGGCTGTGCGTTTCCGCTTCGATACGGAGGCACGGACATGGGTTTTTTGGCCCACGCTGTTGTCTGCGAAGAGATTTCCCGGGCTGACTCAGGGCTGCGGGCACTTTTTAATCTCCAGGCTATGACGGTGCCTTATACAATTATGGAATGGGGAAGCGCCGTGGTCAGGGAAAAATATGTAAATGACCTGGTTCTTGGCCGTAAAATAGGCTGCACCTGTTTCTCTGAACCGAACGTGGGCTCTGATATCGCGTCTATTGAGACACGGATTAAGGATGAAGGGGATCGTTTTCTTCTAAACGGCAACAAGACCTGGATTTCCAATGGTAACCTGGCTGAAACGGCTGTTGTTTATGCCACCTTTGACCAGAAGCTGAAGCACAAAGGATTGTGCGCTCTAGTGGTTGAAACTGATCAACCCGGTTGGCAAACGCGTGAGACCCCTAAATTGGGGGATAAATCATCGCCAATTGCCGAAATCTTCCTGGATAATGTCAAAGTCCCCAAAGAAAACCTTCTGGGAGAATGGGGTGCAGGATTCAAGGTTGCCATGACCGCCCTTGATCGGGGCCGGATCAGTGTAAGCAGCGGGGCTGTGGGATTGTCTCAGGCCTGTCTCGAAGCCTCTGTTGAATATGCCAACACCCGCATTCAGTTTGGCCGACCTATCAGTGAGTATCAACTCGTTAAAGGTACGATCGCTGAAATGGTTTCTCTTATTGAAGCTGCCCGATTCCTGGTTCGGCGGGGCGCCTGGCTCAATGACCAGGATCGCCCCTTTACGCGGGAAATCGCCATAGCCAAGTATTTTGCCGGCGAGGTCGCGGCTAAGGTTTCCGGCATGGCCATGGAGGTTCACGGCGGCATGGGTTACTCTTTAGAGCTGCCGGTTGAAAAATATTATCGGGACGCCAAGCTCTATCAGGTGGGTGAGGGAACGGCTAATATTATGCGTCTCCTGATCGGCGACGATGCCCTGGGTATAAAAAACGCAAATCGGCCCAGGATTCACGTGCCCAGTGATTTCAGGGAGCTTGAATAA
- a CDS encoding glycyl-radical enzyme activating protein: MNMTSGTVLNIHKMSRQDGPGIRTLVLMKGCPLSCLWCSTPESQSSHPEVFIAEYNCRKCGKCVEVCPLGVRTLDGIDRQQCDNCGQCVDVCLYGGLEMKGSEMTADELFKEIEKESVGYRRSGGGVTFGGGEPTVQADFVAEVLSRCQRVFYHTAVETCGMAKWENLEKILNHVNLLYFDIKHMDEQIHRKITGGSNRVILDNAQKASERVPMIVRMPVIPGLNDSEENIRATSRFVSNLGDRVQRLELLPYHNLGEVSYKRLGREYTLKGLKPHTEEFMDQLLKIAESNRIKVRIGG; encoded by the coding sequence ATGAACATGACTTCAGGTACCGTACTTAATATTCATAAAATGTCCCGCCAAGACGGCCCCGGGATTCGCACTCTGGTGCTGATGAAGGGGTGTCCGTTAAGCTGTTTGTGGTGCTCCACACCGGAGTCCCAATCTTCCCACCCGGAAGTTTTCATTGCCGAGTACAACTGCAGGAAGTGTGGAAAATGTGTTGAAGTCTGCCCGCTCGGCGTCAGAACCCTGGACGGAATCGATCGCCAACAGTGCGACAATTGCGGCCAATGTGTCGACGTTTGCCTTTACGGCGGACTTGAGATGAAAGGTTCTGAGATGACAGCGGATGAGCTTTTCAAGGAGATCGAAAAAGAAAGTGTCGGATATCGACGAAGCGGCGGCGGGGTAACCTTTGGTGGAGGAGAGCCTACGGTACAGGCCGATTTTGTAGCCGAGGTTTTATCCCGATGTCAAAGAGTCTTCTATCACACTGCCGTGGAAACCTGCGGGATGGCTAAATGGGAGAACCTGGAAAAGATTTTGAATCATGTCAATTTACTCTATTTTGACATCAAACACATGGATGAACAGATCCATCGAAAAATAACCGGTGGTTCCAACCGGGTGATTCTGGATAACGCCCAAAAAGCATCGGAGCGGGTTCCAATGATCGTCCGTATGCCGGTGATCCCCGGCCTGAACGATTCAGAGGAAAATATCAGGGCGACTTCCAGATTCGTTTCAAATCTGGGAGATAGGGTTCAGCGTTTGGAGTTGCTGCCCTATCACAATCTGGGTGAAGTGTCATACAAACGATTAGGTCGGGAGTATACGCTAAAAGGCCTCAAACCGCATACAGAAGAGTTTATGGATCAACTGCTGAAGATCGCTGAATCTAACAGGATAAAAGTTCGGATAGGCGGATAA
- a CDS encoding enoyl-CoA hydratase/isomerase family protein — MTEVKEVLYEVKDRIATITLNRPERRNAISAGITVGLNQGLDQTDQDPDVSAIILIGAGGNFCSGADLGGGGFSGQQSFLEVHEGRGHYAQLLLKMNKCRKPILAAIEGYCLAGGMGLCLSSDIVIASEDAQFGTPEIKRGLWPYMVTGILIRNLGRKKALELCMTGDRISAAEAERIGMINYAVPKAEFKDRVDQMAKKLASFSPAVMGLGKRSFYQMADMSVEDALEYLKSQLTINAQTEDIAEGVRAFIEKRDPQWKGR; from the coding sequence ATGACCGAGGTTAAGGAAGTCTTATATGAAGTCAAGGATCGTATCGCCACCATAACCCTCAACCGGCCTGAAAGGCGTAATGCGATTAGCGCTGGTATTACGGTTGGCCTGAACCAGGGCCTTGATCAGACCGACCAGGATCCGGACGTGTCAGCAATAATTCTGATCGGCGCGGGAGGTAACTTCTGCTCTGGGGCCGATCTCGGCGGAGGCGGTTTTTCGGGCCAGCAATCATTCCTGGAAGTACACGAGGGACGCGGCCACTATGCTCAACTGCTTCTTAAAATGAACAAGTGCAGAAAGCCTATTTTGGCCGCTATTGAGGGTTACTGTCTGGCCGGCGGCATGGGCCTGTGCCTTTCAAGTGACATAGTTATTGCCAGCGAGGACGCCCAATTCGGTACGCCCGAAATCAAACGCGGCTTATGGCCATACATGGTCACAGGGATATTGATCCGTAACCTGGGCCGTAAAAAAGCCCTGGAACTCTGCATGACCGGCGATAGAATATCCGCTGCGGAAGCCGAACGCATAGGCATGATCAATTACGCCGTTCCCAAAGCCGAATTCAAAGACAGGGTGGACCAAATGGCAAAGAAGCTGGCTTCGTTCAGCCCGGCAGTCATGGGACTTGGGAAAAGGTCGTTCTATCAGATGGCTGACATGAGCGTTGAAGACGCTCTGGAATACTTAAAATCCCAACTCACTATAAATGCTCAAACCGAGGATATCGCGGAAGGTGTACGCGCCTTTATAGAAAAACGGGATCCGCAATGGAAGGGAAGATAA